In a genomic window of Gossypium arboreum isolate Shixiya-1 chromosome 9, ASM2569848v2, whole genome shotgun sequence:
- the LOC108454474 gene encoding pentatricopeptide repeat-containing protein At4g18975, chloroplastic — protein sequence MLRFALQKISGHSTQRIFLPATSTLMRGCSFATYEVIPKGQGREAHCDHVVKDQCNNQVANLYPKPNVGGQQKLQIGQNVSRKDKIKFLVTTLLDLKDSKEAVYSALDAWVAWEQNFPIGPLKNVILALEKEHQWHRVVQVVKWMLSKGQGNTMGTYGQLLRALDMDNRADEAHQFWVKKVSADLHSVPWQLCGLMISVYYRNNMLENLVKLFKGLEAFGRKPTDKSIVQRVADAYEMLGLLEEKERVLEKYKDVCTKIEKGHKKSKQTSLKKKKDSGRGRPRQRQTSTSNNLVSTMDGPELVR from the exons ATGCTGCGATTTGCATTGCAAAAA ATTTCTGGACACTCCACGCAAAGGATTTTTCTTCCTGCAACATCAACGTTGATGAGAGGTTGCTCCTTTGCTACATATGAG GTTATTCCAAAAGGACAAGGAAGAGAAGCACACTGTGACCACGTTGTGAAG GATCAATGTAATAACCAAGTCGCGAATCTTTATCCCAAGCCAAATGTTGGAGGTCAACAGAAGCTCCAAATTGGGCAGAATGTCTCAAGAAAGGACAAAATTAAGTTTCTTGTCACCACA CTTCTTGATCTCAAAGACAGTAAAGAAGCTGTCTACAGTGCTCTTGATGCGTGGGTTGCTTGGGAGCAGAATTTTCCTATTGGACCTCTTAAAAATGTAATCCTTGCTCTTGAGAAGGAGCATCAGTGGCATAGAGTTGTTCAG GTTGTTAAATGGATGCTAAGCAAGGGGCAGGGAAACACAATGGGAACATATGGACAACTATTACGAGCTTTAGATATGGATAATAGAGCAGATGAAGCTCATCAATTTTGGGTGAAGAAAGTTAGTGCTGATCTACATTCAGTGCCTTGGCAGTTATGCGGCCTCATGATATCAGTATACTATCGAAACAACATGCTGGAGAATCTTGTGAAG CTTTTCAAAGGCTTGGAAGCTTTTGGTCGCAAGCCTACAGACAAATCAATAGTTCAAAGGGTAGCAGATGCATATGAGATGTTAGGTTTACTTGAAGAGAAAGAAAGGGTTCTTGAAAAATACAAAGATGTTTGTACCAAAATAGAGAAAGGTCATAAGAAATCTAAGCAGACTTCATTGAAGAAAAAGAAGGATTCTG GACGGGGAAGACCTAGACAGAGACAGACATCGACTTCAAATAACCTTGTCAGCACCATGGATGGCCCAGAATTAGTGAGATGA